A genomic stretch from Desulfotignum balticum DSM 7044 includes:
- a CDS encoding adenine phosphoribosyltransferase, with the protein MNLKETIRSIPDWPIEGVVFRDLTTLMQNPKSFAYACDLLYDRYKDKGIDKIVGIDARGFVFGGVVAYKLGIGFVPVRKKGKLPGSTIQETYALEYGTDTLEIHEDAISPGEKVVIVDDLIATGGTVGAAVKLVKNLGADLLECAFVVELPDLKGRDQIDGCPVFAMVEFEGD; encoded by the coding sequence ATGAATTTAAAGGAAACCATTCGCAGTATTCCGGACTGGCCCATTGAAGGGGTTGTTTTCAGGGATCTCACCACCTTGATGCAGAACCCGAAATCGTTTGCATATGCGTGTGATTTGCTGTACGACCGCTATAAAGACAAAGGCATTGATAAAATTGTGGGCATCGATGCCAGAGGGTTTGTCTTCGGCGGGGTGGTGGCCTATAAACTGGGCATTGGATTTGTGCCGGTCAGAAAAAAAGGCAAGTTGCCCGGCAGCACCATCCAGGAAACCTATGCGCTGGAATACGGCACCGACACCCTGGAGATCCATGAGGATGCCATATCCCCCGGAGAAAAAGTGGTGATCGTGGACGATCTGATTGCCACGGGCGGCACGGTGGGTGCCGCAGTCAAACTGGTGAAAAATCTGGGAGCGGATCTTTTGGAGTGTGCGTTTGTGGTGGAACTGCCTGATCTCAAGGGACGGGACCAGATTGACGGATGCCCGGTCTTTGCCATGGTCGAGTTTGAAGGAGATTAA
- a CDS encoding SAM hydrolase/SAM-dependent halogenase family protein, with protein sequence MPHPTDSRPIVLLTDFGHIDAFVGILKGVILSIHPKARIVDLCHEVAPQDIGHGAHLLDISLEYFPKGSIFCAVVDPGVGSSRRAVLVETTDYFLVGPDNGVLWPAAGRNKIRRIIHLTRSRYFLPQVSTTFHGRDIFGPVAAHLSAGIDPGAFGPQVSCLTPFAFPEPKPIAGGMILTVRHIDTFGNIGLNLTREQFRRFADKGFCMRVNQADITGHYHSYAAAPEKIPFVMTDSAGFMEIAVKNGDAASRLHVKKNDPVVLTARGEKNDDGGL encoded by the coding sequence ATGCCGCACCCGACAGATAGCCGGCCCATCGTCCTGTTGACGGATTTCGGTCATATTGATGCGTTTGTGGGAATTCTCAAGGGCGTGATTCTGTCCATCCATCCAAAAGCCCGGATTGTGGACCTGTGTCATGAAGTGGCACCCCAGGATATCGGGCATGGGGCCCACCTGCTGGACATTTCCCTGGAATATTTTCCAAAGGGCTCGATTTTCTGTGCAGTGGTGGATCCGGGTGTGGGATCCTCCCGGCGGGCCGTGCTGGTGGAAACCACGGATTATTTTCTGGTGGGCCCGGACAACGGGGTGCTGTGGCCGGCGGCCGGCAGAAACAAGATCCGCCGGATCATTCACCTGACCCGGTCCCGGTATTTTCTTCCCCAGGTAAGCACCACATTCCACGGCCGGGACATCTTTGGGCCGGTGGCGGCCCATCTGTCCGCCGGTATTGATCCCGGGGCGTTCGGCCCGCAGGTGTCTTGTCTGACCCCATTTGCCTTTCCAGAGCCAAAGCCCATAGCTGGCGGAATGATTCTGACAGTCCGTCATATCGATACCTTCGGCAATATCGGTCTGAACCTGACCCGGGAGCAGTTCAGGCGGTTTGCGGATAAAGGATTCTGCATGCGGGTGAATCAAGCAGATATCACCGGACATTACCATTCATATGCAGCGGCCCCGGAAAAAATCCCCTTTGTGATGACCGATTCTGCCGGATTTATGGAAATTGCCGTTAAAAACGGGGATGCAGCATCCCGGCTCCATGTGAAAAAAAATGATCCCGTGGTCCTGACAGCCAGGGGAGAAAAAAACGATGATGGCGGCCTGTAA
- a CDS encoding CYTH domain-containing protein — MGIEIEKKFLVKTLPGDLTPGVHICQGYLLNTPEKIVRVRIKGEKGVLTIKGLPVELVRPEYEYEIPVTDARQMLDRFCDGKLIEKCRHTCLHQSMTWVIDRFSGANQGLVVAEIELTAPDQPFSIPPWAGPEVTDDPRYLNANLIHNPYTLWQADK; from the coding sequence ATGGGCATTGAAATTGAAAAAAAATTTCTGGTCAAGACCCTGCCAGGGGACCTGACCCCGGGGGTACACATCTGCCAGGGATATCTGCTCAACACCCCGGAAAAAATTGTGCGGGTCCGCATCAAAGGGGAAAAAGGAGTGTTAACCATAAAAGGCCTCCCCGTTGAATTGGTGCGGCCGGAATATGAATATGAGATTCCAGTGACAGATGCAAGGCAGATGCTGGACCGGTTCTGTGACGGCAAGCTCATTGAAAAATGCCGGCACACCTGTCTGCATCAGAGCATGACATGGGTGATCGACCGGTTTTCAGGGGCCAACCAGGGGTTGGTGGTGGCGGAAATCGAGTTAACCGCCCCGGACCAGCCGTTTTCAATCCCGCCCTGGGCCGGCCCGGAAGTGACTGATGATCCCCGGTATCTCAACGCCAACCTGATCCACAATCCTTACACCCTCTGGCAGGCAGACAAATGA